The following proteins are encoded in a genomic region of Ammospiza caudacuta isolate bAmmCau1 chromosome 3, bAmmCau1.pri, whole genome shotgun sequence:
- the IL20RA gene encoding interleukin-20 receptor subunit alpha isoform X2 codes for METTRFNPLTDTKIDPPMVSVSSTDRSISIVLTAPEKWKRSPEEESISLLQVYPGLQYNVSVLNKKTKKRWFFSISNNTLVVPWLEPGTAYCVSAQIHVPTPVLDSGFSKEHCITTLKDKTEDETITIAFGYIMPTMLALLFTSVACCWVHKYIHIHKQKHPTNLVLQYTDKCKEWVFIPSEKMVLNLITVDGDDCEESRHLSERKSPHSNTAYNDTEGRDLPSEQVLKAKYLLDFSCEEISLKEDALVEGNQTGNWASHGRSGTQNTWRDKNAEVVEYEHDVRTEDFSPGQKLGGIFSAPGGLQGEPQVALGDLVDMGTGQPYSPQLEIQVAHLCLGQKTEELDLKVVDAADELPSETHIEFMDLDTEKSGQASYHHLEKNTQGLTEKEGMQTILVDWDPDSGRLYIPTLSSVENQMCEGLFKYDDPNKDGILLRLYNKGVSGESPEDQEMYLLQFKEQWGLHVEMED; via the exons ATGGAGACCACACGATTCAACCCTCTAACAGACA CTAAAATAGATCCACCCATGGTAAGTGTATCTTCTACTGACAGATCTATCTCAATCGTTTTGACTGCTCCTGAGAAGTGGAAGAGAAGtccagaggaagaatccatATCTCTGCTTCAGGTGTATCCTGGCCTACAGTACAATGTGTCTGTCCtcaacaaaaaaacaaagaagcGG TGGTTCTTCTCCATCAGCAACAACACCTTGGTTGTGCCGTGGTTAGAACCTGGAACAGCTTATTGTGTCAGTGCACAGATACATGTACCCACACCAGTTTTGGACAGTGGCTTTTCCAAAGAACATTGCATTACAACACTGAAAG ATAAAACAGAAGATGAGACTATAACAATCGCATTTGGATATATTATGCCTACCATGCTGGCTCTCCTTTTTACTTCTGTGGCATGCTGTTGGGTGCACAAGTATATTCACATCCacaaacaaaaacatccaaCAAACCTG GTGTTGCAGTACACTGACAAATGCAAGGAATGGGTTTTCATACCAAGTGAAAAAATGGTGCTTAACCTTATCACTGTTGATGGGGATGACTGTGAGGAATCCAGACATCTGTCAGAAAGGAAAAGTCCCCATTCTAACACTGCTTACAATGACACTGAAGGGAGGGATTTGCCTTCTGAACAGGTgctgaaagcaaaatatttgcttGATTTTTCATGTGAAGAGATTTCACTCAAAGAGGATGCTTTAGTGGAAGGGAACCAAACTGGAAACTGGGCATCTCATGGCCGGTCTGGAACACAGAATACTTGGAGAGATAAAAATGCAGAGGTTGTGGAGTATGAGCATGATGTAAGGACTGAAGATTTCAGTCCTGGTCAGAAACTAGGAGGGATATTTTCTGCCCCTGGGGGGCTACAGGGTGAGCCACAGGTTGCTTTGGGGGACTTGGTTGATATGGGAACAGGACAGCCCTATTCCCCCCAGCTAGAGATACAGGTGGCACACCTTTGTTTGGGACAGAAAACAGAGGAACTTGATTTGAAGGTGGTTGATGCAGCAGATGAATTGCCAAGTGAGACCCATATCGAATTCATGGACCTGGATACTGAGAAGTCTGGGCAGGCATCCTATCAtcatctggaaaaaaacacaCAGGGCCTCACAGAGAAAGAAGGTATGCAGACCATATTGGTTGATTGGGATCCTGACAGTGGAAGACTGTATATTCCTACTTTGTCCAGTGTTGAAAATCAGATGTGTGAAGGACTATTCAAGTATGATGATCCCAACAAAGATGGAATTTTGCTCAGACTCTATAACAAAGGGGTATCTGGTGAATCACCTGAGGACCAAGAAATGTATCTCCTGCAGTTCAAGGAACAGTGGGGACTTCATGTAGAAATGGAAGACTGA
- the IL20RA gene encoding interleukin-20 receptor subunit alpha isoform X1 gives MKNVLHWSAPEGTGDGVFYKVKYTVYGVGKWIRKPECKNINRTWCDLSNETSDYEEQYYASVKAFLNGACSDWMETTRFNPLTDTKIDPPMVSVSSTDRSISIVLTAPEKWKRSPEEESISLLQVYPGLQYNVSVLNKKTKKRWFFSISNNTLVVPWLEPGTAYCVSAQIHVPTPVLDSGFSKEHCITTLKDKTEDETITIAFGYIMPTMLALLFTSVACCWVHKYIHIHKQKHPTNLVLQYTDKCKEWVFIPSEKMVLNLITVDGDDCEESRHLSERKSPHSNTAYNDTEGRDLPSEQVLKAKYLLDFSCEEISLKEDALVEGNQTGNWASHGRSGTQNTWRDKNAEVVEYEHDVRTEDFSPGQKLGGIFSAPGGLQGEPQVALGDLVDMGTGQPYSPQLEIQVAHLCLGQKTEELDLKVVDAADELPSETHIEFMDLDTEKSGQASYHHLEKNTQGLTEKEGMQTILVDWDPDSGRLYIPTLSSVENQMCEGLFKYDDPNKDGILLRLYNKGVSGESPEDQEMYLLQFKEQWGLHVEMED, from the exons ATGAAGAATGTCCTTCACTGGTCAGCACCAGAAGGAACAGGTGATGGAGTATTCTACAAGGTGAAATACACAGT ATACGGTGTTGGAAAATGGATTAGAAAGCCAGAATgcaaaaatataaacagaacATGGTGTGACCTCTCCAATGAGACCTCTGACTACGAAGAGCAATACTATGCAAGTGTCAAAGCATTCCTAAATGGGGCATGCTCTGACTGGATGGAGACCACACGATTCAACCCTCTAACAGACA CTAAAATAGATCCACCCATGGTAAGTGTATCTTCTACTGACAGATCTATCTCAATCGTTTTGACTGCTCCTGAGAAGTGGAAGAGAAGtccagaggaagaatccatATCTCTGCTTCAGGTGTATCCTGGCCTACAGTACAATGTGTCTGTCCtcaacaaaaaaacaaagaagcGG TGGTTCTTCTCCATCAGCAACAACACCTTGGTTGTGCCGTGGTTAGAACCTGGAACAGCTTATTGTGTCAGTGCACAGATACATGTACCCACACCAGTTTTGGACAGTGGCTTTTCCAAAGAACATTGCATTACAACACTGAAAG ATAAAACAGAAGATGAGACTATAACAATCGCATTTGGATATATTATGCCTACCATGCTGGCTCTCCTTTTTACTTCTGTGGCATGCTGTTGGGTGCACAAGTATATTCACATCCacaaacaaaaacatccaaCAAACCTG GTGTTGCAGTACACTGACAAATGCAAGGAATGGGTTTTCATACCAAGTGAAAAAATGGTGCTTAACCTTATCACTGTTGATGGGGATGACTGTGAGGAATCCAGACATCTGTCAGAAAGGAAAAGTCCCCATTCTAACACTGCTTACAATGACACTGAAGGGAGGGATTTGCCTTCTGAACAGGTgctgaaagcaaaatatttgcttGATTTTTCATGTGAAGAGATTTCACTCAAAGAGGATGCTTTAGTGGAAGGGAACCAAACTGGAAACTGGGCATCTCATGGCCGGTCTGGAACACAGAATACTTGGAGAGATAAAAATGCAGAGGTTGTGGAGTATGAGCATGATGTAAGGACTGAAGATTTCAGTCCTGGTCAGAAACTAGGAGGGATATTTTCTGCCCCTGGGGGGCTACAGGGTGAGCCACAGGTTGCTTTGGGGGACTTGGTTGATATGGGAACAGGACAGCCCTATTCCCCCCAGCTAGAGATACAGGTGGCACACCTTTGTTTGGGACAGAAAACAGAGGAACTTGATTTGAAGGTGGTTGATGCAGCAGATGAATTGCCAAGTGAGACCCATATCGAATTCATGGACCTGGATACTGAGAAGTCTGGGCAGGCATCCTATCAtcatctggaaaaaaacacaCAGGGCCTCACAGAGAAAGAAGGTATGCAGACCATATTGGTTGATTGGGATCCTGACAGTGGAAGACTGTATATTCCTACTTTGTCCAGTGTTGAAAATCAGATGTGTGAAGGACTATTCAAGTATGATGATCCCAACAAAGATGGAATTTTGCTCAGACTCTATAACAAAGGGGTATCTGGTGAATCACCTGAGGACCAAGAAATGTATCTCCTGCAGTTCAAGGAACAGTGGGGACTTCATGTAGAAATGGAAGACTGA